A segment of the Stigmatopora nigra isolate UIUO_SnigA chromosome 15, RoL_Snig_1.1, whole genome shotgun sequence genome:
ACTAACCAACAAATTAAAGAAACATATGTTCAAATGAGTAATAAACTTTATTTATCCAGATGTAGATTTACTGAGACAATGCATAAATACTAGAAATCATGTCTGATCATTTTGTAAcaataacattgaaaaaacTCGTGTTCTGAGACATTTAAAGTCATTCTTTAAAATAAGAACCATAAAATTGCTCTAAATCTCTTATGAATGTCAAAATGTTCCCCACAagtttaatgagatttaaatgaggaaattaaatagaaaaaacattgaaagcaaaattatttgtatgcatatatgtggaTACGTgtagcatatatatatttttctgttaatactattatatatagcAATACAATacactttccatgtttgtatatgctttttaaataaagcattggtgaaaataaattaaaaaaagaaaaaagaaaaaaaataacatttgggtTCAGTGACGTAGGACTTTCTGGGCCCTAGAACAACTACCACTAGATTGAAGACGAGTGGATTGCACAGTATAAGTGAAACATATTTTCATGCTAAATATTTGAacctaaaaaatataaactaaatATCAAGACTTTATAATTCTACTGACGTATACATGAACTATGACTTTTGCTCCtgtctaaaaaaattaaagataatcCTGATGCATCTTTGTTCCACTGATCTATCAAACACAGTTCTATGCTTGCTCCGCCTTAACGTGACCTTACGTAGTTTGCGTAGTTTTTGCGTCCTTCGTCACGAGACTGACGCACAGACGACATAAATCTCGCAGTGATGGCAGCTCCTCCCGATACGGAGAGTTTAGAGTCTCGCATCAGTGAGTATTTGTGCTTAAATGAAGGATTTTTACTCTCACTTGGTCAcagaatataaataatatgacaTCTGCATCCTATGTGCTAAGTGTCATTGTAGTTTTAGTGTGGTCAGCATCGTTTCCGTGACATGCCAGGTGCTAGCTAACCTAGCTCCATTGCTACCTGGACCTGCCAGCTGTCAACACAACACAAACTGGCGGACTTTAAGCTTCGTGCCTTCATCTATTAACACCGTGTCACACGAAAGAACCTTGCCGAGTCCCGGTTGCAATAATGTGCATGACTTTAGACTATTATTTGGGGGATTGATCTGGTAGAAAGTTCTGGATTTGACCGATCACCGTCGAGACCACATCGGCAAATCTAGCTAATGTTGACGCGTAATTAGAACACCTGGACTGTACTAACTTGGGTGATttcaaacgtttttttttaacgaaaccCAATATCTTCGCTAAATTTACAAATGGAGAGACAAAACTAGCCTTCTTGCAAACAAAATCGTGTATCTCATCATATCATCATATTAAACGGGATTGCGTTTGATAGTGAAGCATAACACGATTAAAAAAGCCATATTTTGTAGCAATCGGTACGTTGAAGTGGGACAAATTGGCTCAAAACTAGCAACGCTTTGATAATAAACTAATTGCAAATTTACATCAAGAATAACAATTCATCACGTGATTTGTATTTCCCTTGTGTCGAAATCCCAACAAAATTGACTGTTTTGTAAACTTTAGGGTAAATAGAATTCCCACTAACACAGAGCTAAACCTCTGCTAAATCAGTCCTGacagatttaaaagaaaacgaTTAAAATTAGACTCCTATGATCCCAGAGTGGAGAGCAGTTATTACTGTAACATGTTTTTACTTTGATCACAACAAAGATGTATGCATTTACTTTATTGTGGATACTTTAATGATGCTAACAAATACAATGAATGGCAATTCCATAGCTGCATTAAATTGTTGAACAAAAGTTATTTGAATCCTGTTGATAGATTGACAAATCCAGACACATGGTTCATGAGACATTACTTGGATTGGAGGAGGGTGTCTagcattttaaatattataaccATTTTATTCACTGGCTCAATCTTATTACGTCTATATTACAGACAGAGCAACCAACCCACTGAATAGGGAGACTGACTGGGGCAGCATCAATGCCTTCTGTGAACAGCTCAACAATGATTTGGAGGGGTAAGGAAGTTGACAAGACATCACTTGCACCCATTTTGTTGCAGTCTAAAAAGagcaattgaattaaaaaaaaaaacatgatttcaaTTGTCAAAAGCTGCTTCATTCAGCACATGCAGGCCAGCCTGATAACATGGCGCAATCGTTCACTCTTTGTTTTGTGTCGTATTGCAGACCTCAGCTGGCCACCAGGCTGCTGGCCCACAAAATCCAATCTCCACAGGAGTGGGAGGCCATGCAGGCTCTTGTGGTAAACTCAAATTTCTAAATTTTTGTTTGAATTAGCATGTCCTTCATTGATGATGCCTTTTTTACGACAGCATGTCAAACGAGGGGCTTCATTAAAGCCATAACAGACACTTCTTTGAATATAAAGTATGTGTCAGGGAGTTGGATTTTTAAAGATGTCAGGTTTTACACGTCACACCAATAACATGGCACCACATTTTTTCATGTGTTGCAGCTTGTTACGCTTGTTTGACTGGCTAAGTTTCATTTCGGCACTACAATGCTGTGCTGCCATCTTATGGGATCTTGTTGTCAATGTGATGTTTTGTAACCATGACTTATTGTAAATAGAGCAACATTTTATATGGGAAATCCTCTACTTTGTGTAAGGAGGAAGCTAATTTTGGGCAGTAGATAGAGAACATGAACAGATGTCCATATAAGAATGATCCTGTTTAATTagcattgacgacaatagattTCCAATTTGTCTTTGGGTGGGCTTCCCATGCAAAAGTGGATGTCTATTgctctcaatggcagccaatgagttaatatttcaaaataaaatccatttcattaacctgatctttttttttttctttttacccaattctttcaaaatgacatgatttaGTTGGGGACATTCCTGATAAATGCACAGGTTTTTATAGCactaaatatttagttttacaatTTGACTGAATAGATATTCTGTGCTTTGGCTGTAGAACCTCAGTAAAAAAATGGTGTACACTTTTGCTCTATTTGTGGACGCTTTGTCACCAGGTTCTGGAGTCGTGTATGAAGAACTGTGGGAAACAGTTTCACAACGAAGTGGGCAAATTTCGCTTTCTTAACGAGCTTATCAAAGTGGTTTCGCCAAAGGTATGCTATCTTTCAGAGATGCTGCATATGcacattctttgttttttgctAGGTTTTTAATGAGATGTGTAAATCTTATGTCCTCACGCAGTATTTGGGGTCACGCTCACCAGAGCCAGTTAAGAAGAAGGTCTTGGAATTAATCTACAGCTGGACGTTAGTGTTGCCTGATGAGGCCAAAATTTTAGATGCCTATCAGATGTTAAAGAAGCAAGGTATGTGTGGCATAATAGTGAGGTAAAACTACTTTTTTAATcttgtttaatcattttttgtaggTATTATCAAACAAGACCCGGAACTGCCCCCTGATAAGCTACCTCACGTTGCTCCACCTCGGCCTAAAAATGCCATTTTCGAAGATGAAGAAAAGTCTAAAGTAAGAACCTTAATCCAATCATATAGAGATAATAGAATGGACTTTCCCCACCCGACAATGTCTTTAACCTATTTCATCGGTTGCTTTCTTTTAATGTACCTCTTGGCTTTTGACAGATGCTGTCTCTCCTGCTGAACAGCTCGCATCCTGAAAATTTGAAGGCTGCCAACAAACTCATCAAGGAAATGGTCCAAGAGGTAAAACACAGGATTGGTAgtgtgatttttaaagaattttcaGTGGTGATGGCGACATCTAATCAGTTGGAtcttaaatgaaattaaattacaCTTGCaattgtcaaatctaaaaatatttttataaaaaaatatgatatattcaGCATTTTATACCCcctcttctttttaaaaatgcctttCAAGATGGTTCATTGTTTTGGAttaaatccccccaaaatttaccccaaaaatgcgacatacagtgctacctcgttccaaaatgctgtaaaaaatatttaaaaagtaggggATGGGGCAAACAAGCAGTAACAGATTACGGCACTCCAATGACctgttaaattcatttttagGATCAGAGGCGAGCAGAAAAAGTGTCCAAGCGTGAAGGGGCCATCCAGGAAGTGAAGGAGAGCATCAGTCTACTGACTCAGCTCCTACAGGACTATGATGCCAACACCATCAATCAGAGCAACTCCGAGCTCATACAGGCTAGTGCCTCGATCTTCTTGATAATTCAATGGACTCACCTTGGCCTGTCACACCCTAGTCTTTCCTGTTCTCTCTCCAATTACATTAATATCAGACAAAGTGCAATTTTGATCAGAAATGTGTTGCATTTACAGGACCTTTACCAGCGCTGTGAAAAAATGAGACCCACACTGTTCAGATTGGCCAGTGATACGGAGGATAATGACGAGGCTCTTGGTGAGCTTTATTTTTCGATGCTATCcaataaacacattaaaaattaattagaGATTCGATTTAACCGCAATTCATGTTCAGGCAATAATGAGCGTTTTATCTTGGCTTTGCACAGCGGAGATACTGCAGGCCAATGACAGCCTCACCCACGTCATCAATTTGTACAAACAGCTGGTGAAAGGCGAGACTGTGAACAGCAACAACAcatcaaacacacaaaaagagacAGGTGGGTTAATCATTGCCAGGCAAGAACGTGattgagtattttttatttttttaaataattttagaattaaaaatggggtgatgaattttttttacttgtaatgttttcttctttttttatcaaaaagtaAAACCAGTatctattctatttttaaatgcttttatacTGACCAATTTATTCtaaatttaaaatttttaagttatttatttttatgattatatatatatatatatttttttttattatatatgaggaaaataatcaatattctctttttcaatttaaaaggaatgttttttttaacagatttcatttttatttttctatgtagtcaagaaatgttttaaattattaaaatataattctgTAAATGTACCAAAATGAAAACttagaaaaatacaacaaattgcTGTAAATTGTGGAAAATAGAATGAACACATTCAAAAAGGGTGTGTATTATGCtctgggatttttttcatttaatttgtaATTAATAAGgtattaaggttttttttttttttaatatcagtttCCCTATTTGACTAACTATCACAACACATACTCTGTGTGGGCTTTACATGAGTGTCCACTCTTGTGGGAACCCCTGTTTCTACAAGGGTTAACAATGAATGTTTGTACCCAGGACTTGGGACGGCACTGCTGGATTTGTCTGGGTTGGACTCGTCACCCCAGTCACCCCCTTCCTTCCCAGAACCTCCCACTCCAACAGACAGTTTTAACGCAATCTCGCAAGATACCGGAATCTCTCTACTCGACGATGAGCTCATGTCACTCGGTAATTTCTCTCTTCATCATAACTGTTTGAAATTTCAGAACTATTTCAACATTCCGCTGTATTTTCCAACACAGGTTTAAATGAAGTAACGCACACCTCCAACGCTCCCTCCCAACCTGAAGATTCCACAGCCTGGGATTCTTTCCAGGTTGGAGTCGGCCAATCACAGACCAAATTAGTCATGAATTTCTATGattgtgatcattttttttctctcaagtcGTCCGACAGCATCGATGCGGACAACCCGGCAGCCCCCAGTCTCCTCCTTAGTCCGGACCCTCCCTCTCAATCGTATCCAGTCTCGCCGGCGGCTGCTCCTAAAGGCTCGGTCTTGGATGAGCTGGACTTGTTGGGCAAGACACTCATGCAGCAGTCCCTGCCTCCCGAGGGCATGCAAGTCAAATGGTACATCATCATTTTTAGCTTCTAAGATAGGGGACTTTTAAGTGAGCTTTTAAGAGCCGCGACTACATTAATCCATCATTTTGCGTGTAGGGACAAACAGCAGGTGAAACCCACCCTGAGGGATCTACAGAGCAAATGTGGCTCTAACGTCACACCCAGCCCGATCCCAGTCTTCAACTCGGACCGCACCATACGACCCCTCACCTCGGGGGCCACTATCCAAAACAAAGAGACTACAGACATGTCTCTGGGGGATGTTTTTGTACCTCTAGAATCCATTAAACCCAGTAAGTAGACACGCACgcgcctttttttccttttcttccacTGTCATAATATGAATTTGCTTTGCAGGTAGTCTGCTACCCTTGACCGTCTTCGACGGCCACAGTTTGCGGGTCTTGATCCACTTTGCCCGCGATTCGCCGCCATCTCGCCCCGACGTGCAGGTGGTGATCATCTCCATGTTGTCGTCTGCCCCCGTGCCAGTCACCAACATAAACTTGCACATTTCTGCTCAGAAGGTCAGTGCGGATCACCCTCGATGCCGGCCAGGAAACGTTACCATATTTTTGACGTCTTCTCTTGCAGTCGTTAGCCGTGAAATTGCAGCCGCCATCCGGAACCGATCTTCCGGCGTTCAATCCCATCCTTCCCACCGCTGCCGTCACTCAGATTATGTTACTAGCAAACCCGAACAAGGTAGGTCATGTCAACCATGGAATGATGTCGTTAGTgcacacttttttccccatcgcTTGACTTTGACTGCAAATTATACtcaaatagaatatatatatttttccctttcaCTATGCAATCATAGGATAATGCAATTTATAGTCTGGAAATATATTGGGGAGTGTAAACTTTTGCATTTTTGATTTGTAtaga
Coding sequences within it:
- the gga1 gene encoding ADP-ribosylation factor-binding protein GGA1 — translated: MAAPPDTESLESRINRATNPLNRETDWGSINAFCEQLNNDLEGPQLATRLLAHKIQSPQEWEAMQALVVLESCMKNCGKQFHNEVGKFRFLNELIKVVSPKYLGSRSPEPVKKKVLELIYSWTLVLPDEAKILDAYQMLKKQGIIKQDPELPPDKLPHVAPPRPKNAIFEDEEKSKMLSLLLNSSHPENLKAANKLIKEMVQEDQRRAEKVSKREGAIQEVKESISLLTQLLQDYDANTINQSNSELIQDLYQRCEKMRPTLFRLASDTEDNDEALAEILQANDSLTHVINLYKQLVKGETVNSNNTSNTQKETGLGTALLDLSGLDSSPQSPPSFPEPPTPTDSFNAISQDTGISLLDDELMSLGLNEVTHTSNAPSQPEDSTAWDSFQSSDSIDADNPAAPSLLLSPDPPSQSYPVSPAAAPKGSVLDELDLLGKTLMQQSLPPEGMQVKWDKQQVKPTLRDLQSKCGSNVTPSPIPVFNSDRTIRPLTSGATIQNKETTDMSLGDVFVPLESIKPSSLLPLTVFDGHSLRVLIHFARDSPPSRPDVQVVIISMLSSAPVPVTNINLHISAQKSLAVKLQPPSGTDLPAFNPILPTAAVTQIMLLANPNKERVQLQYNLRFTLGEQEHSESGSLENWPASDMWTNL